The Dama dama isolate Ldn47 chromosome 23, ASM3311817v1, whole genome shotgun sequence genome contains a region encoding:
- the LOC133044808 gene encoding dihydrodiol dehydrogenase 3-like, whose amino-acid sequence MTMDPKNQKKVKLNDGHFIPVLGFGTFASPEVPKSEALEVTKFAIEVGFRHIDCAYLYQNEEQVGQAIRSKIADGTVKREDIFYTSKVWSTFLRPELVRPALEKSLKDLQLEYVDLYIIHQPVALVPGEAILPTDENGKPIFDSVDLCHTWEALEKCKDSGLTKSIGVSNFNHKQLEKILNKPGLKYKPVCNQVECHPYLNQSKLLEFCKSHDIALVAYGALGAQRTLQWVNPNFPFLLEDPVLSAIAKKHKQTPALVALRYQIQRGVVVLAKSYNKKRIKENIQVFDFELTLEDMKAIDGLNSNIRYYDFQQAVDHPEYPYSEEY is encoded by the exons ATGACAATGGATCCCAAAAACCAGAAGAAAGTGAAGCTTAATGACGGCCACTTCATTCCTGTTCTGGGATTCGGCACTTTTGCATCTCCAGAG GTTCCTAAGAGTGAAGCTCTGGAGGTCACCAAATTTGCTATAGAGGTTGGATTTCGCCATATTGACTGTGCTTATTTGTACCAAAATGAAGAGCAAGTTGGCCAGGCCATTCGAAGCAAGATTGCAGATGGCACTGTGAAGAGAGAAGACATATTCTACACTTCAAAG GTTTGGTCCACTTTCCTTCGACCAGAGTTGGTCCGACCAGCCTTGGAAAAGTCACTGAAAGATCTTCAACTGGAATATGTCGATCTCTATATTATTCATCAGCCAGTGGCTCTGGTG CCAGGCGAGGCAATTCTGCCAACAgatgaaaatggaaaaccaaTATTTGACTCAGTGGATCTCTGTCACACATGGGAG GCCCTGGAGAAGTGTAAGGATTCAGGGCTGACCAAGTCCATCGGGGTGTCCAACTTCAACCACAAGCAGCTGGAGAAGATCCTGAACAAGCCGGGGCTCAAGTACAAGCCCGTCTGCAACCAG GTGGAATGTCACCCTTATCTCAACCAGAGCAAACTGCTGGAGTTCTGCAAGTCACACGATATTGCCTTAGTTGCCTATGGTGCTCTGGGAGCCCAACGAACATTACAATG GGTGAACCCGAACTTCCCCTTTCTCTTGGAGGACCCGGTTCTCTCTGCCATTGCCAAAAAGCACAAACAAACCCCAGCTCTGGTTGCCCTTCGCTACCAGATACAACGTGGGGTTGTGGTTCTGGCCAAGAGTTACAACAAGAAGCGGATCAAAGAGAACATACAG gTGTTTGACTTTGAACTGACTCTGGAAGACATGAAAGCAATCGATGGCCTCAACAGCAATATAAGATACTATGATTTTCAACA